In the Acidobacteriota bacterium genome, one interval contains:
- the acs gene encoding acetate--CoA ligase — MLVDRHHYVRRDGRNVLRLSLLDVPDKKTITSMMSERRVFPPARDFAGKARVRSLADYREEYERSVADPAAYWAEKAEELTWFKRWEQTLVHDFANGRHEWFLGGRINVSVNCLDRHLDTWRKNKAALVWEGDRPGESRTLTYQQLHREVCRFANVLHRHGVRKGDRVTLYLPMVPELPIAMLACARIGAIHSVVFGGFSAESLRARIVDCESSLLVCADGYFRGGKVVRSKDVADRALEGLESLRSVIVVRRAGIDVPFKAGRDFWWDAETADPGLSDACEPEQLDAEDPLFILYTSGSTGKPKGVLHTQAGYLLYVSQTFKTIFDLRDEDTYWCTADIGWVTGHSYIVYGPLANGATSLMFEGTPAWPHPDRFWEVVEKHRVSIFYTAPTALRALMKEGDEWPSRRDLSSLRLLGTVGEPINPEAWMWYYRVIGKSRCPIVDTWWQTETGGILIAPIPGAVPAKPGSATLPFFGIRPEVIKEDMSAAAVNEGGWLVVRHPWPGLMRRVYGDPERFKKTYFSQFYGAYTTGDSARIDEDGYFWLMGRIDDVINVSGHRLGTAEVESALVSHPAVAEAAVVGFSHEIKGQGIYAFVTLKTGVRRGDALDAELKRHVREQIGAIAAPDRIQFAEGLPKTRSGKIMRRVLTRIAAGDVTDLGDVSTLSDPSVVEDLVRNRA, encoded by the coding sequence ATGCTGGTGGACCGGCACCACTACGTGCGCCGCGACGGCCGGAACGTCCTCCGGCTGAGCCTGCTGGACGTCCCGGACAAGAAGACCATCACCTCCATGATGTCCGAACGGCGGGTGTTCCCCCCCGCGCGGGACTTTGCCGGGAAGGCCCGCGTCCGCAGCCTGGCCGACTACCGGGAGGAGTACGAACGCTCCGTGGCGGACCCCGCGGCGTACTGGGCGGAAAAGGCGGAGGAACTCACCTGGTTCAAGCGGTGGGAGCAGACCCTGGTCCACGACTTCGCCAACGGCCGGCACGAGTGGTTCCTCGGCGGCCGGATCAACGTCTCCGTCAACTGCCTGGACCGTCACCTGGACACCTGGCGCAAGAACAAGGCCGCTCTGGTCTGGGAGGGCGACCGCCCCGGCGAGAGCCGGACCCTGACCTACCAGCAGCTTCACCGGGAGGTCTGCCGCTTCGCCAACGTGTTGCACCGGCACGGCGTGCGAAAGGGCGACCGGGTCACCCTCTACCTCCCCATGGTGCCGGAACTCCCCATCGCCATGCTGGCCTGCGCCCGGATCGGCGCCATCCACAGCGTCGTCTTCGGCGGCTTCAGCGCCGAGTCGCTCCGCGCGCGGATCGTGGACTGCGAATCCTCCCTCCTGGTCTGCGCGGACGGGTACTTCCGCGGCGGAAAGGTCGTCCGAAGCAAGGACGTGGCCGACCGGGCCCTGGAAGGCCTGGAGAGCCTCCGGAGCGTCATCGTCGTCCGCCGGGCGGGGATCGACGTCCCCTTCAAGGCCGGGCGCGATTTCTGGTGGGACGCGGAGACGGCCGACCCCGGCCTCTCGGATGCCTGCGAACCGGAGCAGCTCGACGCCGAGGACCCCCTCTTCATCCTCTACACCAGCGGCAGCACGGGAAAACCCAAGGGGGTCCTCCACACCCAGGCGGGATACCTCCTCTACGTCAGCCAGACGTTCAAGACCATCTTCGACCTCCGGGACGAGGACACCTACTGGTGCACCGCGGACATCGGCTGGGTGACCGGGCACAGCTACATCGTCTACGGGCCCCTGGCCAACGGCGCCACCAGCCTCATGTTCGAGGGCACCCCCGCCTGGCCCCACCCGGACCGGTTCTGGGAGGTGGTGGAGAAACACCGGGTGAGCATCTTCTACACGGCCCCCACCGCCCTGAGGGCGCTCATGAAGGAGGGCGACGAGTGGCCCTCCCGCCGGGACCTCAGCTCCCTCCGCCTCCTGGGGACCGTCGGGGAGCCCATCAACCCCGAGGCCTGGATGTGGTACTACCGGGTCATCGGGAAGAGCCGTTGCCCCATCGTGGACACCTGGTGGCAGACCGAAACGGGCGGGATCCTCATTGCGCCGATCCCGGGCGCCGTGCCGGCCAAGCCCGGCTCGGCGACCCTCCCCTTCTTCGGGATCCGGCCGGAGGTGATCAAGGAGGACATGTCCGCGGCCGCGGTGAACGAGGGCGGGTGGCTCGTGGTGAGACACCCGTGGCCGGGGTTGATGCGCCGGGTCTACGGGGACCCGGAGCGGTTCAAGAAGACGTACTTCTCGCAGTTCTACGGGGCTTACACCACCGGCGACAGCGCCCGGATCGACGAGGACGGATACTTCTGGCTCATGGGCCGGATCGACGACGTGATCAACGTCTCCGGCCACCGGCTGGGGACCGCGGAGGTGGAGAGCGCCCTGGTCTCCCACCCCGCCGTGGCCGAGGCCGCCGTGGTGGGGTTCAGCCACGAGATCAAGGGGCAGGGGATCTACGCCTTCGTCACCCTGAAGACGGGCGTTCGCCGGGGCGATGCCCTCGACGCGGAACTCAAGCGGCACGTCCGGGAACAGATCGGGGCCATCGCCGCGCCCGACCGGATCCAGTTCGCCGAGGGGCTCCCCAAGACACGGTCCGGGAAGATCATGCGGCGGGTCCTGACCCGCATCGCCGCCGGCGACGTCACCGACCTGGGCGACGTCAGCACCCTCTCCGACCCCTCCGTGGTGGAAGATTTGGTCCGCAACCGGGCCTGA
- a CDS encoding amidohydrolase: MERITAAGLLLMLFAGISAPAQAPADLVLTNGVFMTLDEERPMVRALAVRDGRILSLGSPEEMKALTGPHTRVVDLAGAVAYPGFIDAHAHVRGLGASMGVLDLTTATSEEDAAARVARAAASAKPGEWVLGRGWDQNRWPGKAFPGRRSLSRAAPRNPVLLRRVDGHAGWVNDAALRVAGIGRKPPEVRGGEVLVDAEGRPTGILVDNAMDLVGRHVPPATPEKIRQDLEKALKECARLGITEVHDAGVGPSELDAYRRLLREGRLKVRIWAMLEGPEPWLEKELGGGPREEDPEGMLTLGGVKFYADGALGSRGAWLLAPYADRPDASGFPLTPPDELARLASLCARWRVQACTHAIGDRAVRETLDAYARALAGQPDGRGRRFRVEHAQVVDPADVPRFAALGVIPSMQPTHCTSDMPWAPERLGPVRTLYAYAWKSFLATGARIAAGTDFPIELPNPVHTFYAAVTRKARDQGPPDGWTPGQRLTRMEALLAMTRWAAEAAFQEERLGRLAPGFRADLTVCDLDLLSLPEEKIPDVRVLWTVVNGKIVYAAK, translated from the coding sequence ATGGAACGAATCACCGCCGCCGGCCTTCTGCTGATGCTCTTCGCGGGCATTTCCGCCCCCGCCCAGGCCCCCGCCGACCTGGTCCTCACCAACGGGGTCTTCATGACCCTCGACGAGGAGCGGCCCATGGTCCGCGCCCTCGCCGTCCGGGACGGCCGCATCCTGTCCCTCGGCAGCCCCGAGGAGATGAAGGCGCTGACGGGGCCGCACACCCGGGTCGTCGACCTGGCCGGGGCGGTGGCCTACCCCGGCTTCATCGACGCCCACGCCCACGTCCGCGGGCTCGGGGCGTCGATGGGTGTCCTCGACCTCACGACGGCGACATCCGAGGAGGACGCCGCCGCGAGGGTGGCCCGGGCCGCCGCTTCCGCGAAGCCGGGCGAGTGGGTCCTCGGCCGGGGCTGGGACCAGAACCGGTGGCCCGGCAAGGCCTTTCCCGGGCGGCGGTCCCTCTCCCGGGCGGCGCCGCGCAACCCCGTCCTCCTGCGGCGCGTCGACGGGCACGCCGGGTGGGTCAACGACGCGGCGCTCCGCGTCGCCGGCATCGGCCGGAAGCCGCCGGAGGTCCGGGGCGGCGAGGTGCTCGTCGACGCCGAGGGCCGGCCCACGGGCATCCTCGTGGACAACGCCATGGACCTGGTCGGCCGGCACGTCCCGCCCGCCACGCCGGAAAAGATCCGGCAGGACCTGGAAAAGGCCCTGAAGGAGTGCGCCCGCCTGGGGATCACCGAGGTGCACGACGCCGGGGTGGGCCCCTCCGAACTCGACGCCTACCGCCGGCTGCTCCGGGAAGGCCGGTTGAAGGTCCGCATCTGGGCCATGCTGGAGGGGCCGGAGCCCTGGCTGGAGAAAGAGCTGGGCGGCGGGCCGCGAGAGGAGGACCCCGAGGGGATGCTGACCCTCGGCGGGGTGAAGTTCTACGCCGACGGCGCCCTGGGTTCCCGGGGGGCCTGGCTGCTGGCCCCCTACGCCGACCGCCCCGACGCGTCGGGCTTTCCCCTCACCCCCCCGGACGAACTGGCCCGGCTCGCGTCCCTCTGCGCCCGGTGGAGGGTCCAGGCCTGCACCCACGCCATCGGCGACCGCGCCGTCCGGGAGACCCTGGACGCCTACGCCCGGGCGCTGGCCGGCCAGCCCGACGGACGGGGCCGCCGGTTCCGGGTGGAGCACGCCCAGGTGGTCGACCCCGCGGACGTCCCCCGCTTCGCCGCCCTCGGGGTCATCCCCTCCATGCAGCCCACCCACTGCACCTCGGACATGCCCTGGGCCCCGGAGCGGCTCGGCCCGGTCCGCACCCTCTACGCCTACGCCTGGAAGTCGTTCCTGGCCACCGGCGCCCGCATCGCCGCCGGGACCGACTTCCCCATCGAGCTGCCGAACCCGGTCCACACCTTCTACGCCGCCGTCACCCGCAAGGCCCGGGACCAGGGCCCGCCGGACGGCTGGACCCCGGGGCAGCGCCTCACCCGGATGGAGGCCCTCCTGGCCATGACCCGGTGGGCCGCCGAGGCCGCTTTCCAGGAGGAGCGCCTGGGCCGGCTCGCCCCGGGGTTCCGGGCCGACCTCACCGTCTGCGACCTCGACCTCCTGAGCCTTCCCGAGGAGAAAATCCCCGACGTCCGCGTCCTCTGGACCGTGGTGAACGGGAAGATCGTCTACGCGGCGAAGTGA